The Paenibacillus mucilaginosus 3016 genome includes the window CACACATCACGATTACGCATCAAGGAGGCTTGAAATGCACCCGACCGAACAGGGTATCGAAGGCTCGTATGACTGGGTCCTCGTCCTGCTGTCCTATCTTATTGCCGTCATCGCTTCGTATACCGCTCTCGATATGGGAGGACGGGTTTCTTCTTCGCAAGGCCGTGCCCGCTCGGCCTGGCTGCTCTGCGGCGCCGCAGCGATGGGGATCGGCATCTGGTCCATGCACTTTGTGGCGATGCTGGCTTTCCGGCTGCCTGTACATACCAGCTATGATCTCGGGCTCGTTCTGCTGTCCATGCTGTTTGCGGTTCTGGGATCCTATGCAGCCTTGTTCATGATCGCCCGGCCGCAGCTGACCGTGGGCCGGCTGAGCACTGGGAGCCTGCTTATGGGCAGCGCGGTGGCGGCTATGCATTATACCGGTATGGCTTCCATGCGGATGGAAGCTGTCATCACGTATGCGCCGGTGCCTTTTGCCGCATCGCTTGTCATCGCCGTAGGCGCTTCGGCGGCGGCCATGTGGCTTACCTTTTACTTCCGCGGGGAAGGCGGCATCAGGGCCTTCTACCGCAAGCTGATCAGCGGTCTTGTCATGGGCGGGGCCATTGTCGGCATGCACTACACGGGGATGGCGGCGGCGCACTTTACCGAAAGCGGGGCTTCGGCCCACGGCATGGTGATGGGAGGCGCGTATCTTGGTTATGCGGTTGGCCTCGCCACGCTGATCGTGCTGTCCACCGCCCTCGTGACGGCCTTCTTCGACCGCCGGATCGCCAGTGCCACGGCCAAGCTGTCGGAGAGCGAGCAGCAGTTCAAATCGCTGTTCGAGCATAATCTAGACGGGGTTGTCGCCTTTGATCTGCAGGGCAGGGTTACCGCTGTCAATCCGGCGGTGACAAGGATCACGGGGTACACCCAGGAGGAGTCGCTGGAAATTCATCTGACCGAGCTCCGCTCCGCCTCGAACCCGGGAGACCTTCAGAGGTATTTTCACCAGGCTGTCTCCGAGAATTCGTCCGTTAAGTTCGAGTCCGTAGTTCGGCATAAGCGGGGGCATGAGGTGGCCGTCATCGTTACTACGGTGCCGATTGTCGTAGACGAAGAGGTCACCGGCGTCTACGGCATTATTCAGGATATTACGAGGAACAGGGAGGCCGAGCAGCTGATCAAGCATATGGCCTACCATGATGATCTCACGGGACTGCCGAACCGCCGGTATCTGCTTGCCCGGATCCGGGAGCTTGGCACGAACCCCGGTGCGATGCTGCTGCTGCTCGACATCGACCGATTCAAAATGTTGAACGACTCGATCGGGGCAAGACTGGGAGATGAACTCCTGCGCCAGCTTGCCGGAAGACTCCGGTCGGAGGCGGGCGAGGCCGGTACGGCCGCCCGGATCGGCAGCGACGAATTCGCGGTCCTCTTCCCCTGGAGCGGGGGACAGGGGGAACCGGAGAAGCTGGCCGGCCGGATCATGGAGGCGCTCAGCCGGCAGTATGACCTGGATGCGCACAAGCTGCATCTCAGTGTCAGCGCAGGCTACGACCTGTCGGCCGGCTGCGATAACCATGAGCTTCTGCTGGAGCACGCGGGCACAGCCTTGTTCCAGTCGAAGAAGGAGGGGCTCGGCAGAGCGCTGGCGTACACCGCGGAGATGGATGCCGCGACAAGGGAGAAGCTGGAGCTCGAGAAGGGACTGCGCGAGGCTCTGGAGCGGGAGCAGTTCGAGGTGCATTACCAGCCGCAGCTCGATATGTTCGGGAACCTGATCGGCTCGGAGGCGCTCGTGCGCTGGCGGCATCCGGAGCGCGGGTATATTCCGCCGGGTGTCTTCATCCCGGTGGCGGAAGAGAACGGTCTCATCAATCCGATCGGCAGCTGGGTGCTGCGGACCGCCTGCCGGCAGAACCGCGCTTGGCAGCTCGAAGGCCGGGCGCCCGTGCCGGTGTCCGTCAACCTGTCGATCAAGCAGTTCGAGCAGCCGAACCTCGTGGAGATCGTGCAGTCCGCCCTCGCCGATTCCGGTCTTACGCCGCAGTATCTCGAGCTTGAGATCACCGAGAGCATGGCGATGAATGCCGCGGCCACCGAAGGCACACTCTACCTGCTCAAGGCGCTCGGCGTCAAAGTCAGCATGGACGACTTCGGTACGGGCTACAGCTCGCTGAGCTACCTGAACCGGTTCCCGATCGACAAGCTGAAGATCGACCAGTCCTTTGTCCGCGACCTCTTCAAGGAGGAGAGCGGGGCGTCGATCGTCGCCACGATCGTTGCCATGGCCCATCACCTGAAGCTGTCGGTGATCGCCGAAGGCGTGGAGACCCGTGAGCAGCTGGAGTTTCTGCGCGAGCAGAAGTGCGATCAGGTGCAGGGCTATTATTACAGCCCGCCCCTGAAGCCCGAGGCGTTCAGCCGGTTCTGGGACGAGCTGGAGAACGGAACGAAGAAGGGGTAGACGCCCCTGCTGCCGGACCGGATAGGGCCGGAATACGCCAAAGCCGCCAATCCTGCAGATGCTGGATTGGCGGCTTATTATTTTCGCTCGATGTAATTATTTTTGCGTTCCGTTGAGCTTCGCTCAAAGGTCACTTACAAAAATAATACATCTCGCTGGCAGAAAAAGATAAAAGACAAAAGATAAAAAAGAACCATCACACTTACATCTTGCTGGCAGAAAAAGATAAAAGCATTAAAGATTACGACTATTCCTTCAACCGCTGGCGCTGAGTGGAGGCTCGTGGAATCAGCGTAGGCAGGAGGAGACGGTTCTCCACCCCGGTCACCGAGCCGTCGATCCGCTCCATGAGCATGGAGGCCGCGTGGATGCCGAGCTCGAAGGTGTCGAGATGCAGACAGGTGAGCGGCGGCGTCGTGTAGGGGGCCAGCGGATAGTCGTCGAAGGTGGCGACGCAGATGTCCCCCGGGACGCGGAAGTTCGCTTCCTGCAGCGCCTGGAGCACGCCGAAGGCGACGTAATTGCTGATGGTGATGATCCCGTCGGGGGCATATCCCGAAGCCAGGAGCTCCTTCGTCAGCCGATATCCTTCGGCTGCGCTTCCTTCGCAGCAGGAGACCGTGCCTTCGAGGCCGTGGGCCTTCAGGCTCCGGTGGAACCCCGTGCTGCGGCTTTCGAAGATCGAGTCGGCGGGCTCGCCGCCCAGGAACGCAAGCTTCCGGCAGCCCTGCTCCACGAGGTGGTCCGTC containing:
- a CDS encoding EAL domain-containing protein, yielding MHPTEQGIEGSYDWVLVLLSYLIAVIASYTALDMGGRVSSSQGRARSAWLLCGAAAMGIGIWSMHFVAMLAFRLPVHTSYDLGLVLLSMLFAVLGSYAALFMIARPQLTVGRLSTGSLLMGSAVAAMHYTGMASMRMEAVITYAPVPFAASLVIAVGASAAAMWLTFYFRGEGGIRAFYRKLISGLVMGGAIVGMHYTGMAAAHFTESGASAHGMVMGGAYLGYAVGLATLIVLSTALVTAFFDRRIASATAKLSESEQQFKSLFEHNLDGVVAFDLQGRVTAVNPAVTRITGYTQEESLEIHLTELRSASNPGDLQRYFHQAVSENSSVKFESVVRHKRGHEVAVIVTTVPIVVDEEVTGVYGIIQDITRNREAEQLIKHMAYHDDLTGLPNRRYLLARIRELGTNPGAMLLLLDIDRFKMLNDSIGARLGDELLRQLAGRLRSEAGEAGTAARIGSDEFAVLFPWSGGQGEPEKLAGRIMEALSRQYDLDAHKLHLSVSAGYDLSAGCDNHELLLEHAGTALFQSKKEGLGRALAYTAEMDAATREKLELEKGLREALEREQFEVHYQPQLDMFGNLIGSEALVRWRHPERGYIPPGVFIPVAEENGLINPIGSWVLRTACRQNRAWQLEGRAPVPVSVNLSIKQFEQPNLVEIVQSALADSGLTPQYLELEITESMAMNAAATEGTLYLLKALGVKVSMDDFGTGYSSLSYLNRFPIDKLKIDQSFVRDLFKEESGASIVATIVAMAHHLKLSVIAEGVETREQLEFLREQKCDQVQGYYYSPPLKPEAFSRFWDELENGTKKG